One Cucurbita pepo subsp. pepo cultivar mu-cu-16 unplaced genomic scaffold, ASM280686v2 Cp4.1_scaffold003539, whole genome shotgun sequence genomic window, GGGCTCGGACTGGGAACAGGCGACTGCGATGGTGGGATGCTTTCGCTTGGAGTTGGAACTGGCAAGTGTGGGGTAGTTTGGTTCTGACTAGGCGCAGGCGCTGAAGGAGGAGGGGCAGAGGTCGACGGCGGCGTTGGAGAAGAGATGGGCGCCAGGGGAAGAGACGACGGCGGGGGAGAAGCCTGTCCGCCGTTGGACGGTGGGTTGTCTACGAAAATGACAAGCTTTTGTCCTGACTGACAGTGGCGGGCAATGCTACATATGAACCATCTGGTTCCAGGACGTCGCAATGGAATGATATCGTTTCCAGTTTTGAGCGGGGTTTGGTTTGTAGGTGCGGCGCACTCTGCGAAC contains:
- the LOC111786939 gene encoding uclacyanin 1-like, whose translation is FKYKKGVHNVLDVNVTAFAECAAPTNQTPLKTGNDIIPLRRPGTRWFICSIARHCQSGQKLVIFVDNPPSNGGQASPPPSSLPLAPISSPTPPSTSAPPPSAPAPSQNQTTPHLPVPTPSESIPPSQSPVPSPSPTAPPPSGSASKAAISGHLGVLAVAVGALAGIMT